CAGCGAACCGAGCATCACGCTGGATGCCCCCGCCGCAATCGCCTTGGTAATATCGCCCGAATGACGGATGCCGCCGTCGGCAATCACCGGCACCCCCTCTTTATCGGCATACGAAACCGCATTCATCACCGCGGAAATCTGCGGTACCCCAACGCCCGATATAATCCGCGTTGTACAGATGGCCCCGGGGCCAATCCCGACCTTTACCGCATCCGCACCGGCCAAAATCAAATCCTTGGCCGCCTCCGCCGTAGCGATATTGCCTGCAATCACATCAATATCGAAATGCTTCTTAATCCAGCGCACCATCTCAATCACATTCTTGGAATGCCCGTGCGCCGTATCCACCACCAGCACATCCACCTCAGCTTCAATCAGGGCCCGAACCCGGTCGTGGTCCCGCACCCCCACCGCCGCCCCCACACGCAGCCGACCGCGAGAATCCCGAACCGCCGATGGGAACTGCTGCACCCGGTCAATATCCCGCATCGTAATTAGTCCGGCCAGCCGCCCTTCTTTATCTACCAGCAGCAGCTTCTCAACCTTATGCTTCTGGAGAATCTTTTTGGCCTCCTCCAGCGTCGTCTCCGCAGGCCCTGTCACCAGATTCTCCTTCGTCATTACCTGCCGAATCGGCACCGAATCATCCGCCAGAAACTTCAAATCCCGCCGGGTCAGAATCCCCGCCAGTTTCCCCCCTTCCACAATCGGAATCCCCGAGACATTCTGCTCCTGCATCACCTCCCGGGCTTTGGCGACGGACATATCCGGCGTGAGCGTCACCGGGTCCAGGATAATCCCGTTTTCCGAGCGTTTGACCTTAATGACTTCCCGTTTTTGGGCTTCAATCGACAGATTTTTATGAATAATCCCGATGCCGCCCTCCTGCGCCAACGCAATCGCCAGGGCCGATTCTGTCACCGTGTCCATCGCCGCCGAGACAATCGGGATATTCAGCGGAATCCGCCGGGTCAAACGGCTGCTCGTATCGGCCTCGGCCGGCACAAAATCACTGCGGGCCGGAATCAGCAGCACATCATCAAACGTAATTCCTTCCCCAACAATTTTCTCTTCCATATTCATAGACTTTCTCCGATGACAGACAAACAGACCCTTTTAGAAGACAGAATATATCTGTATAACAGAGATGCGTCAAAGACAATTTGACGTGGGCTGTTTCGACAGGCTTTTCTTTTTGTAACCATACAATACTGTACCTGACAAAATAGGCCCTGTCAATCCTCGGCTTTCGAAAACTGAAAAAATGTTGTTCCGAAAAAGAACAATTTGACAGTCCGGCCTGCCGCTGAAAGAATAAAGACCTTCAGCTATCTCTTGTTTTGGGAACAACCGGGAATGACGAATCGTGCTCAGGCACTAAAAGTACTGAAACGGCTCCGCCAGGAGGGCTATCAGGCCCTTTTTGCAGGCGGCTGCGTGCGAGACTACCTGCTCGGACGACGCCCCAAAGATTACGATGTCGTCACCGATGCTGTACCGGACCAAATCATTCCGCTGTTTCGGAAAACACTCAAAATCGGAGCCCGTTTCGGCGTGGTGATTGTCATCCTCGAAGGCAAACAGGTGGAGGTGGCTACCTTCCGAACGGAATCCGATTATCAGGACGGACGTCATCCCGAAAAAGTCGAGTTTGCCACGGCCAAAGAAGACGCTATGCGTCGAGATTTTACCGTCAATGGGATGTTCTTTGACCCCATTAGTCGACAGACCCTCGATTTCGTCGGCGGGCAGGAAGACCTCCAAAAGAAAATCATCCGCACTATCGGCAACCCCGATGAGCGTTTCGGTGAAGACTACCTGCGACTCCTGCGGGCGGTGCGTTTTGCTGTCCAGCTGGATTTCGAAATCGAAGAACAAACCTGGCAGGCCGTTTGCCGACATGCCCCCAAAATTCGCCAAATCAGCCCAGAACGGATTGCTATGGAACTGGAGCAAATCCTCACGCATCCAAACAGAGCACGCGGTGCTCAGCTCCTGAACGATTCCGGCCTGGCGGAAGCCATCCTGCCCGGCTTTGAAAAATCTTTCCGCCTTTTCGGCAGCAAAATGCTTCGGCATCTGCCGGAAAAAATCGATTTTCCTCTGGCTTTGGCGGCTTACTGGGCGGCCGCCCCCATCGATAAAAGTATGGAATGGGCCAAATCGCTTCGCCTCAGCAATTCTGCGATAAAGCATATCCGTTTTCTGCTCGAAAACAAAGAGGTGCTCGCTGAGGCCGACCTGCCTTTGGCCCAGTTAAAAATTCTCATGGCCGAACCCTATTGGGAGGACTTACTCCACCTTCGCAGGGCCCTTCTTTTGTCAGAGGGACGGTCCATCAGCCCCCTGAAAACGATTCAAAAAAGGGCCGCCGCCCTGAAAGGCACAATCCTTCGCCCAAAACCCTTGCTGGACGGCCACCAACTCATCGCTTTGGGGGCTGTTCCCGGCCCGATGGTCGGCCGGCTTGCCCGCGAACTGTATATTGCCCAACTTGCCGAGGAAGTCCAAACCCCCCATCAGGCCCGCCTGTGGGTTCAGCAATGGCTTGAAAAACACACCGAAACCAAAAACAAATAATCCGTCTTTTTTTCGGCAAAACAGGACTTGTCAGGATATTTAAACTATGGTATAGTCCTCCTCTGACGGGGCCGTAGCTCAGTTGGGAGAGCGCTTGCATGGCATGCAAGAGGTCGTGAGTTCGAATCTCATCGGCTCCAGTTCCTCAGAGGGGGCGAAAACTTGCCGAAAGCCAAAGGAAAGGGATTCAACCCCATGAAACCCAAACGTGCTTTTACGCTCATCGAACTGCTGGTTGTCATTGCCATCATCGGTCTTCTCCTGTCAATCATTATCCCGGCCCTCAAAAGCGCCAAAAACCTCGCGGCGGCCTCCGTCTGCCTCGGCAATGAAAGTCAGCTGATTAAAGCATGGCTTCTTTATGCAGAGGACAGCGATGCCAGAATTGTTGACGGAGACACCTCGGACAGTTTGACCGAACCGGGGTACAATTACTACACCATCTCCAGCCGCTCCGTCCGCGTCTGGAACTGGGTCGGAAGGCCGATGGGCCCCAACCGTGAGGATGTCAACAAAACCCTCGATGACAAGATTCGCGGATATCAGGCCGGCGCCCTCTGGCGCTATATTGAGGCCCCTAAAATCTATAACTGCCCCGTCGATACCCGGTACACCAAACCCGCCACCTACAAAGGGAACAACCCCAACAATTATGACCCCGACTGGATGGGCGGATACCGGAGCTATTCCATCGGGAAAGTCCTTTCTCAGAGGCCGGAAGCCGGAACCGGTGAGGACGTCTACACCATTACCAAACTGTCCCAGTTTACTTCGCCCGGCAGCAAAATCGTTTTTTTGGAAGAGGCCGACGGCTACGGCTGGAATCACCGCACCTGGAATATGAACCTGAATTCTCCCCAATGGGTGGACCCCTTCGCCATCTGGCACAACGGCAGCAGTACACTGGCCTTTGCCGACGGCCACGCCGAACGCCACAAATGGGTCTCCAAAAACACCCTCGAAATGGCCAAGGCCCAGCAGAAAAACTGGTCTGCTCTCAATCCCAACGGCACCGTTTCGGAGGACTATCTCTGGTTCAAACGCTCCTACGTCCCCGGCAAATGAGAGGAAAACAGATTGGCAAACAGAATCAAATCATCCGGAATTCTTCTTCTCTTCTGGACCGTTTCCGCTTTCGCCATTGTTTTTGAGCCCGCGTCTCCGTGGACGCTGTCGCTGAACTCCGACTGGAAGTTTTGTCTGGCCGACCGCTCCCAGCAGTCTCTTCTGGAAAACTTCTTCAAACCGGACTTCCGCGACGCCGACTTCAAACCCATCCCTGTCCCGTCCAACTGGGAACTGCACGGATTTGAAGAGCCCCGATACGATACGCCCGACCCGCAAAAAGTCGGGCTCTACCGCAAAAGGTTTACTCTGCCCTCGTCCTGGGAGGGCCGGCAGGTCTTTATCCATTTTGAAGGGGTGGCCTTCGGCTATACGCTTTATGTGAACGGCAGGGAAGTCGGCTCATTCGAACATGCCTTTCTGCCCTGCCAGTTTGATATCACCCCGTACGTCCAGAAAGGGGAAAATCTCCTGGCCCTTGCCTGCTATCGCGACCACTTGCAAATCCGCTTTGACTGCAACGATGACTGGGCTTTATCCGGCATTTACCGGGAGGTATATCTGTTTTCCCCGCCTCAATATTTCCTCGAAAATCTGACTATCGAGACCCGAATTGAACCGGCTCGTCAAACCGCTCGGGTCGAAGGCCAGGTCGACGTCCGCTTTTTCCGCCGACCCGACAATCCCAAACCTCCACTGCCCCGTCTGCAGCTTCTTGCTGAATTGAAAGACCCCGGCGGACGGCAAATTTTCCGACAGGAATATCCGATTGCTTTTGAAAATCCCGAATTTTTCCCTCATTCATCTTTCCGCATCCCCGTTGAAAACGCCCTCTTTTGGAATGCGGAGACTCCATTTCTGTATGAACTGACGCTGACCCTGCTGGCGGAAGAGAAGGAAACACACTGCATCCGCCGAAAAGTCGGCCTCCGTGAGGTCTCCGTGGACAACCGCATCCTGAAAATCAACGGCAGGCCGGTCAAACTGCGAGGCGTCTGCCGACACGAAATTCACCCCGACGTCGGGCGGGCTCTGCAGGAAAAACACTGGCGGCAGGATATCGAACTGATGAAAGCCGCCAATATCAATGCGGTTCGCTGTTCGCATTATCCGCCTCATCCGCGTTTTCTTGAACTGTGCGATGAATACGGTCTGTATGTTCTGGACGAAGTGCCCATCGGGTTCGGCGAACGGTTTCAGGCGGACCCGAAGGGGCTGGAGGCGATGCTGTCCAGAGCAGATGCGACCGTCCGAAGGGACCGTCTGCACCCGTCTGTGATCGCCTGGGGTATCGGCAACGAAAATCCGCTTGTAGTCAATCTCGAAAAAACCGCACAGTTTGTCAAACGAATGGACCCGAGCCGGCTGGTGTACTACCCCGGCGGCGACTTCCGCTCCTCCAAATCCACCGCCGACACCGGTCATGCCTCGTTCATCGATTTCTTTTCCCGTCACTACCCTCGGCTGACTCATATCGAACAGCATGTACAAAATACAACCGTCC
This window of the Anaerohalosphaeraceae bacterium genome carries:
- the guaB gene encoding IMP dehydrogenase translates to MNMEEKIVGEGITFDDVLLIPARSDFVPAEADTSSRLTRRIPLNIPIVSAAMDTVTESALAIALAQEGGIGIIHKNLSIEAQKREVIKVKRSENGIILDPVTLTPDMSVAKAREVMQEQNVSGIPIVEGGKLAGILTRRDLKFLADDSVPIRQVMTKENLVTGPAETTLEEAKKILQKHKVEKLLLVDKEGRLAGLITMRDIDRVQQFPSAVRDSRGRLRVGAAVGVRDHDRVRALIEAEVDVLVVDTAHGHSKNVIEMVRWIKKHFDIDVIAGNIATAEAAKDLILAGADAVKVGIGPGAICTTRIISGVGVPQISAVMNAVSYADKEGVPVIADGGIRHSGDITKAIAAGASSVMLGSLFAGLAESPGQLVIYKGRQFKEYRGMGSIGAMIQGSADRYGQGGTTERDKLVPEGVEGRVPYRGTLSNFVYQLVGGLRAGMGYCGTRTIEELRRNGRFVRISPAGVSESHPHDIVITKESPNYSGYVPFDS
- a CDS encoding CCA tRNA nucleotidyltransferase — translated: MTNRAQALKVLKRLRQEGYQALFAGGCVRDYLLGRRPKDYDVVTDAVPDQIIPLFRKTLKIGARFGVVIVILEGKQVEVATFRTESDYQDGRHPEKVEFATAKEDAMRRDFTVNGMFFDPISRQTLDFVGGQEDLQKKIIRTIGNPDERFGEDYLRLLRAVRFAVQLDFEIEEQTWQAVCRHAPKIRQISPERIAMELEQILTHPNRARGAQLLNDSGLAEAILPGFEKSFRLFGSKMLRHLPEKIDFPLALAAYWAAAPIDKSMEWAKSLRLSNSAIKHIRFLLENKEVLAEADLPLAQLKILMAEPYWEDLLHLRRALLLSEGRSISPLKTIQKRAAALKGTILRPKPLLDGHQLIALGAVPGPMVGRLARELYIAQLAEEVQTPHQARLWVQQWLEKHTETKNK
- a CDS encoding prepilin-type N-terminal cleavage/methylation domain-containing protein; this translates as MKPKRAFTLIELLVVIAIIGLLLSIIIPALKSAKNLAAASVCLGNESQLIKAWLLYAEDSDARIVDGDTSDSLTEPGYNYYTISSRSVRVWNWVGRPMGPNREDVNKTLDDKIRGYQAGALWRYIEAPKIYNCPVDTRYTKPATYKGNNPNNYDPDWMGGYRSYSIGKVLSQRPEAGTGEDVYTITKLSQFTSPGSKIVFLEEADGYGWNHRTWNMNLNSPQWVDPFAIWHNGSSTLAFADGHAERHKWVSKNTLEMAKAQQKNWSALNPNGTVSEDYLWFKRSYVPGK